One stretch of Hyphomicrobiales bacterium DNA includes these proteins:
- the gloB gene encoding hydroxyacylglutathione hydrolase, with protein sequence MLGCGSLHAKPRESGTVPQLAVHQFTCRGDNYCVLVHDAASGATASIDAPETAAVRNALAETGWRLTHILTTHHHGDHVAGNLDLKEEWGCEIVGPARERERIPGIDRAVGEGDTIRFAGHDVAVIDTPGHTSGHVSYHFAAAGLAFVGDTLFSLGCGRLFEGTAEQMWSSLSKLAKLPEETRVHCGHEYTLANARFALTIEPGNAALVARAREVERLREQGRATLPTTIGLELATNPFLRAGTSDEIRARLGLETARDADVFAEVRRRKDAA encoded by the coding sequence ATGCTAGGCTGTGGCTCACTGCATGCCAAGCCAAGGGAGAGCGGGACCGTGCCGCAACTCGCCGTTCACCAGTTCACCTGCCGGGGCGACAACTACTGCGTGCTGGTCCACGATGCCGCCAGCGGGGCCACGGCCTCGATCGATGCGCCCGAGACGGCGGCCGTGCGCAATGCGTTGGCCGAGACGGGCTGGCGTCTGACCCACATCCTGACGACGCATCACCATGGCGACCACGTTGCCGGTAACCTCGACCTAAAGGAGGAGTGGGGGTGCGAGATCGTCGGGCCGGCCCGCGAGCGCGAACGCATCCCAGGAATCGACAGGGCGGTCGGAGAAGGCGATACCATCCGTTTCGCCGGGCACGACGTCGCGGTCATCGACACGCCGGGCCACACCAGCGGCCATGTCAGCTACCATTTCGCGGCCGCCGGGCTGGCGTTCGTCGGGGACACGCTCTTTTCGCTCGGCTGCGGGCGCCTCTTCGAGGGAACCGCCGAGCAGATGTGGTCCTCGCTCTCGAAACTCGCAAAGCTGCCCGAAGAGACCCGTGTCCATTGCGGCCACGAGTACACGCTCGCGAATGCGCGTTTCGCGCTCACCATCGAGCCCGGCAACGCCGCTCTGGTGGCCCGGGCGCGCGAAGTGGAGCGGCTGCGTGAACAGGGCCGGGCGACGCTGCCAACCACGATCGGGTTGGAGTTGGCCACCAACCCGTTCCTCAGGGCCGGCACGAGCGATGAAATCCGCGCGCGCCTCGGCCTCGAGACGGCGCGCGATGCGGACGTTTTCGCGGAAGTTCGCCGGCGTAAGGACGCAGCCTGA